In Vidua chalybeata isolate OUT-0048 chromosome 4, bVidCha1 merged haplotype, whole genome shotgun sequence, the genomic window taacattttcttcagtttcttcagaAGCATTTACTCCTAATACACAACACTAAGTGTTAGAGGGATCAGTCATTTACAGTTACCACAGGCATCCTacatagattatttttttctattctggATCTTTTTTACCCACACTAGAATTGTCTTGAAAATACAGACATTTCTGAGAGCTTTCCACTGTAAAAATTACCACTAGAATTATTGCATGGCTAAAGCCAGAAGTTTTAGGACACACTTGACCTCTGGCTTTAGGAATAAAACCTCAATCAGTCTTAAAACTAGATTTTGGAAACTAAGGTCTGATAACCACAAACACAGAATTGAAACATTATCTTCTCACTACATTTTCAGTGGGAAAGCTGTATTTAACTGCACTAAGGCTGTGGAATTAACTTGTGAATTCACTAAACTTACCAACACTGTTGTTGGTGGCTGTTGCTGCTCCTTCCACAGTGCTTTGTGACAACCAGATAGGTTGCTTTTCAGttgctttttctcttattttcttctcatgCTTTGAGTCTTGGACATCAATAGTTAAGTTTTGGGTGTATGTGAGGCCAAAAGTGGAACTTCTGTGTGCCCATTTTTCAGGGCGGCTGCAGGATTCCAGCACACTTGAGCCCAACTTTGGATCAAAGCTGAATGAGGTGACACATTTTGAAGAGGTAGAATTCAGGCAAGAACCGCCCCCCCgttcccattaaaaaaaacttgaaCAACAAtcacaaacaaaccccaaaaacatgtTTTGTCAGCAGACTAGCTTTAACAAGTGCTCTAATAATTTACACTGCTTTTTACCTCTCAGAGGCAAGTGGTTCTGAACCACTGATTTTTGCAAGGTCTCTTCAGTAGTGCATCTCTGGATGATAGAGAAATAGTACTTTCTTATAGAAAGGGCTATGAACATTAGCTGAGGGAGTAATCTgggaaataaattactttaaaaatgtatcaaaaattaaaaaggtaTAGCAATAAGTTAGGATACCTTAGATATTACAGGCTTCTTCATTATAAACAGCTGACTGTACTGAACAAAGCAGAATGGAGTACACAGGCTGCAAGTTCAGTATTTCAAAGATTTTACAACTGTTAAGTTGTTGGGGGGATTTGTATTGATCAGAAGTTCTAGTGTGATGTTCATACCTTTCTGATAATTCTGGTATTTCTGTTGGCTGAGGCTCCAGCAAGTCATAGGGCAGCACAATATCTTCGGTCTCACGCAGCAGCACAAAGACAGGCTCGATCTGCTCGTTGAACTTGGCCAGCAACGTTCGAGCATCGTGCTTTGGAAACGCTGAGCCATCTTCCTCTACTTCAGTGTTGCAGTAAGTGCAGCGAAAAGTCTCTGCAAGGTTTTCCAAAGTGAGAATTGTCATGTTCATAGAATGCAAAAAGATCAGTAGGATGTTGTTAAGCAGCCTGCAGCCTGGATATTTACCCAGACTCTGACTTTATCCATTTGTTCACATTAACATGGGGAACTCAATTCTATAGGCAAACTTGAGACAGACTGGTATTATACACTTGTTATGCCCGTGAGAAATGTCTCAGGAGAGAAATTTAAGCTGGATAGACATGTACTATcattagtttattttcttcttctccagtCTCATCTTCTCAGTTCTTAATGTAACAGAAGATGTTATCAAGCATAAGTAGCATCTGATTTTAGTTGTTCCAGAGTCAGAGTTCAAGGCATATGCTAAAACCCCATATTTATTcaggaaaacagacaaaactTCAAGCTTATTCTGTAAAAATATATCACTAGCTTCAGTGTTTGCATTTTAGTAACTTGACAGAGTCCCTCCATTTAGAAGAAAGGGATGATTTCGCTAACTGGCAGAACACAAATTTAACCATTGGCATTTCAGGTTAGTCATATATAAAGCTCATTCTGCCTGGTTCTGGCATCCTTTGCAGATCCCATGACCCAGATGTCAACACAGTAGCTGTGCTCCGATTAATGTATTTCACTATGTTGCCATTTTGActcattttgaaataatactttttagttattttggttttagagaagaaaaatccacaAGCTCTGACACTACTTCTGCTATGGATGTGTTGTGTTGACCCATGAGGAGCTTGAACTTCCCAGCCCAGGAGTGacagaacagctctgctgtggtgcCATTGAACTGCAAGATGCTTAGTACAGTAGGTGACTGCAAATGGTTTTGCCCATCTTGTCCAACTCGTCTGTCAGAAGGACTGACCACACAAATGGATTAACTAAGATTCAAAGCAGAGTAAAGACAGTACTGTGTTCGTATTTCCATATGAGGAAGTGAGAATCACCGGACTTGTATGAGTTAAGATTACTCAACCAGGTTCAAAGCAAAGCTGAGGCCTGGAATCTGATTCTCAACCCCAGCTTGTACATTCAAGATGAATTTTTGTTATGTTTAGCATGTTCTACAGAGGCAGCACTTTTCTTACCCTCACCTCCCAGCATCCCCTGTTCCAGACCCTTGTCCACCAGCAAACAAGAAGCATATTCTAACAAATATGCTAACGTTCTAACAATGCTTTTATTGCAAAGTTGACTTAGGAGACAATTTTGTGCTATTAGggttattctttaaaataacagcaaataaGCAATATAAGTAACACACCTGTAAATGCATCAAAGAGCTGATTGACTTCAAGGTCTGTGTACGTGCTAGAGCAAGATGGACATTTAAAAGAGGATCTGGTCGTTGAATCACGCTCATCTGCTTCTATTTTCCGGCGCACATGATCCAGTTTGTATTTTACCACATCCACCAGCACCTTATAATTGATGTAGTAGTAATTGTGCCTCGTGCTCTTCCCATTAGGCCCCGTTTCAACTCGCATCCGCAGCTTCACCAGCTTGTCCGCCTTGAGCGCGTTGAGGGCAGTGCGCAATTGCTTACGCTCGTACTTGAGCAGCTGTAACAAGTCCTCCTCTTTCACACAGGGGTAGTGGATCAGCACATCCAGGGCCAGGGAGCACTCCACACCATAGAAACCACGCACTATGTATTTGGCCAGGCGCTTTAGGGCTGCCGGCACCTCGCTGGGCACGTTTTGCTCCTCCATCAGGAGGTGAACCACTGTCAGTGGAGAAGTGCTATATAACAAAGAGAAGGGAGGTGAGCTGCAGCAAACGCTTCTTAGTGCTCACAGGCAGATGTAAAACATGTcatttgctgtgctgcactTCTGCAAGAGTCTTCACTGAATAGAGGAATATAAGATCCTTAACCTGCATTGGGGATGGGAAAGCTATTAATAAGTATCAGAAATTATCAAATCTTGAGGTACAATGGTTACCCCTGAAATATTGATAGCCTCTTGTGTAAAAATCCTATTTGTGTAAAAAATGTGTAAAGAGAAGATACCTAGGAAAGTGTGTTACAGGAAGTTCATCATCCTCCCAGAAGAGAGCACATTTAACTTGCACGTCTAGGTCTGTCTGCTTGCATTCACAGCCAGCCAGGTAAGAACAGAAGTAAAAGTAAAGCTTCCAAAAATAAAGCTCAGGACAAGAAATCTTAGTTGAAACTGTATATGGCTCAGTGGCAAAGCCACAAGAGGCATTTTAACACCTGTTCACACACTCTGTGGTATTTCTGCTGGTTGCTGTGATcagacaaatattttgcaaagcTGGGGCACAGGATGCTACAAGTTATCTGGCCCTCAGGTATTTGGGGTAGCACATTTTATCCCTTTGTGCTCTTCTCATCTACAAGTAGGACTTCTGGCCATATTCCTAATCTCATTAATGAGAATATAACTAATTTTAATCAGTCCAACTGTCCTAACAGTTTCTTACTTgcaaggagagagaaggaaaaaaaaaaattagaatgtGTTTCAACAAAGCTACATGCTAATTCCCTTCTTTGAGACATGTTAAAATCCTACAGTAGTATTTGACACCACTGCCTCTAGTCAGATGGTTTTGCAGTGAGCCATGCAATGCACAGCCAGAGTACTGGTGTAGCCACTGGGTCAGGAGCTGGGAGGGTACAGGATGGCATGTTATGGCACACTACATCCAGCCCTGGCATCCACTGCAGTGGCTGGTAAAGCTCCAGCCCATGTTACTGCATATTGCTATGAGAACTTCCAGGGAACCTTTATTAGAAATCCTAGTTAAACAGACAGAACCACTTGCACTAGCCTAGTACTTAGGCCATAATTAAATTTGCACTTCACAGGGTCTACCTTATGGAAAACAAAGGCAATGGAACCTGCTGGTCTGAGTCTGGAAACCCTGAAGGTGATGACCTAAGTTTCCTACAGGAAAAGTGAGGGAAcactggaatgggctgtccAGGAAAGAGGTTGAATCTCTGTACTTCAACAGGACAAGAGCTGGAGCAGACTGACTTGGCTTTGAGAGTAATTTTGCCATGAGAAAGGGACCAGATGGCCTCCAGATCCTCCTCCTAACCTAAATTCTTCTGTTCCAAGAGAGTTAGAGTTAACAGTAAGGAGTGAAGTTTTGGCAAAGTCAGTCTGTCCCTTGACAATCTTTCTCAGACtaagagcagcatttctgtgctctttgaCAAAAGCCTTCATGAAtaagcactttttaaaagttgttctttttattgttaatattatttttttatgttactCTTTCACTTCTCCTTTGCCCTTATCCTCAAAATGGGCTTAATAAATTTAAGCCACAGGAAAATATGCTAACTTATGCTTCTCTTTCTGGCCtaattttgaactttttttctgtgcttgctttATAGTTAGCAGTAAGGAAAGGATAGACAGTGTCTTCAGCCAGTTTTAGAGAAGAGTAGCATGGCTTTGATTTTCCTCAGAGAAGCGCTCTGGAAAGCACTGAGCTTTGTCCTTCCACACTGGGTAGAGTCCACAGAATGGAGGCACTGAAGCCTCCAGCACAGGGCCAAAGGAAAGCAGCCACCATGGAATTCTGTAACccagtgcagccctgctgaggagcagcatcTGTATTGGGAGTGTTACTGCTTACATGCATTGGTCTGGGATACATCTCAGAAAGGGCTGGGGTGCCCTCTATGTGGCTTTGTGTCATATCACCTCCAGTTGGATTGTGGCAGTattaaacaaaagaacaaaactgtTTCTTCATCTAGTTCTTGGCTAATATGTCAGCAGAATGCTGGCACTTAAAGGACTTGTATTAGATACAGCTCTCATAACTCTTTTTTCTTACCCTAAGTCAACtacagaatgaaattatttcaaagggAGTAGAATAAGTAGGTAACATCCTTAGGGAAGAAGCAGGACCTGAACTGTAAGCAGGAGGTTTGCTGACCTACCAATTCTCTGCATGACTCCTTAGCTCAGACTGGCACTTGTGTACTTGTGTGTCTAAAGCAAGCACTACTCTGAAGTGTTTCTGGGCACTTTGATGTTGAAAGCTTGTCAGGTACAGTCTTAAAACCATGTGAAATAgtcataggaaaaaaaccccaatcaaTCAAACACACAGAAACCCCACAAACTCCAGAAAACCCCACCACACTCATACAACAGAGCCTAACCTTCCCCCTACCATACCTAAACACAAACTTTAAATATCATGAACAAATTCTGGGATACAAGTGACCAGctgttttcaaaaacaaatcCATAGAACCCACTGTCCATTTGCAGaggaatttaaaatatgcaagGCTTTGGTTcaatacaaaaggaaatggctttcttttacaaaaatgaCTGAATTTGATCTGAGTAAGAGACATTCATGGGAAAAACAGCCCCCTCAAGAAATCTTCCTTTAGGCTACAAAAGAATCAAATTTGGatgtattttataataaaattatttaaaattaaaacagggGAAAAGTTTTTCTACTGTGCACTGCTATATTTGACGCTTTATTTCTCCAATCCACTCTGAAAAACCTCTCAGTCATTTAATCACCCAATTTGAAATCTCACAGTTCATGAAAactattgattttaaaaagttattgtGTAGTTTTCAGTTGACAGGCAGCAGTTCTCTTTTGAGAGGAGCTGGAGACCACCCTTACCAAGGAAAAGAGTAGGAAGTGTATAGCCCTCTGAAGCAAGAAGGGCTT contains:
- the LOC128787150 gene encoding general transcription factor IIE subunit 1-like, with product MEEQNVPSEVPAALKRLAKYIVRGFYGVECSLALDVLIHYPCVKEEDLLQLLKYERKQLRTALNALKADKLVKLRMRVETGPNGKSTRHNYYYINYKVLVDVVKYKLDHVRRKIEADERDSTTRSSFKCPSCSSTYTDLEVNQLFDAFTETFRCTYCNTEVEEDGSAFPKHDARTLLAKFNEQIEPVFVLLRETEDIVLPYDLLEPQPTEIPELSESFDPKLGSSVLESCSRPEKWAHRSSTFGLTYTQNLTIDVQDSKHEKKIREKATEKQPIWLSQSTVEGAATATNNSVGVNASEETEENVKETGMDNEIIKTLLVHESKSSSSTDQAPIVKSKLHGSHSDSSEFEEDAKHSRGAGMKVIGSNFEQEEEQETLGPILMVAGQPCSYGQVSENPELVSLMTNEERDAYIKVGQEMFQSVFE